A window from Phaenicophaeus curvirostris isolate KB17595 chromosome 13, BPBGC_Pcur_1.0, whole genome shotgun sequence encodes these proteins:
- the DRP2 gene encoding dystrophin-related protein 2 isoform X5, producing the protein MNLCWNEIKKKSHSLRARLEAFSDHSGKLQVPLQEIIDWLGQKDEELSAQLPLRGDVLLVQQEKETHAAFMEEVKSRGPYIYSVLESAQAFLSQHPFEELEEPASESKDVSPRHRIQNISRFVWKQANVASELWEKLTARCVDQHRHIERTLEQLLEIKGAMEELSTTLDQAESVRETWEPIGDLFIDSLPEHIQSTKLFKDELSPMKDGVKVVNDLAHQLAISDVHLSMENSRTLEQINTRWKQLQASINERLKQLQDAHRDFGPGSQHFLSSSVQVPWERAISPNKVPYYINHQAQTTCWDHPKMMELYQTLADLNNIKFSAYRTAMKLRRVQKALRLDMVTLATALEIFNEHDLQPSDRAMDVVEVIHCLTALYERLEEERGILVNVPLCVDMSLNWLLNVFDSGRSGKMRALSFKTGIACLCGTEVKEKFQYLFSQVANAGGLCDQRQLGVLLHEAIQVPRQLGEVAAFGGSNVEPSIRSCFRFSNGKPAIEASQFLEWANLEPQSMVWLAVLHRVTMAEQVKHQTKCSVCRQCPIKGFRYRSLKQFNVDICQTCFLTGRASKGNKLHYPIMEYYTPTTSSENMRDFATTLKNKFRSKQYFSKHPQRGYLPVQSVLESDFSEAPASSPMLPHADTHSRIEHFASRLAEMESQNCSFFSDSLSPDDSLCFSTCCNRDEDQYLLRHSSPITDREPGGSQQVPGSLSMDDKGELERILAHLEDENRILQGELRRLKWQHDEAVESPTLATGTPESVQDPRNDELLAEARILRQHKSRLETRMQILEDHNKQLESQLHRLRELLLQPPAESDGNGSAASSLASSPHQSESSQAKEKEHNTPDTEAADEVEAKTQEVSVCLEDIMEKLRSAFPNSRGTRVKSPSLASYCSLR; encoded by the exons ATGAATCTTTGCTGGAACGAGATTAAGAAGAAATCCCACAGCCTTCG GGCTCGGCTGGAGGCCTTTTCCGACCACAGTGGGAAGCTGCAGGTGCCTCTCCAGGAGATCATAGACTGGCTTGGGCAGAAGGATGAGGAGCTCTCAGCACAGCTGCCCCTGCGGGGTGATGTCCTCCTGgtgcagcaggaaaaggagaCGCATGCG GCTTTCATGGAAGAGGTGAAGTCTCGGGGACCGTACATTTACTCTGTGCTGGAGTCAGCACAGGCTTTCCTTTCCCAGCATCCATTTGAGGAATTAGAAGAACCAGCTTCAGAAAGCAAAG ATGTCTCTCCCCGGCACCGGATCCAAAACATCAGCCGCTTTGTGTGGAAGCAGGCGAATGTGGCCAGTGAGCTGTGGGAGAAGCTCACGGCCCGATGCGTGGACCAGCACCGTCACATTGAACGCACACTGGAGCAGCTGCTAGAGATTAAAGGGGCCATGGAGGAGCTCAGCACCACACTGGACCAGGCTGAAAGTGTGCGTGAAACCTGGGAACCCATTGGGGACCTCTTCATTGACTCCTTGCCAGAGCACATACAGTCAACCAAG CTATTCAAAGATGAGCTCTCCCCCATGAAGGATGGAGTGAAAGTGGTCAATGACCTTGCACACCAGCTTGCTATCTCCGATGTCCACCTGTCCATGGAGAACTCCCGCACTCTGGAGCAGATCAACACCCgctggaagcagctgcag GCCTCCATAAACGAACGCTTGAAGCAGCTCCAAGATGCTCACCGGGACTTTGGACCAGGTTCCCAACACTTCCTCTCCT CGTCTGTTCAGGTGCCCTGGGAGCGAGCCATTTCCCCCAACAAAGTGCCATACTACATCAA CCACCAGGCCCAGACAACCTGCTGGGACCACCCGAAGATGATGGAGTTGTACCAGACGCTAG CGGATTTGAACAACATCAAGTTCTCAGCGTATCGGACAGCTATGAAGCTGCGACGGGTGCAAAAAGCCCTGCGAT TGGACATGGTGACCCTGGCCACAGCCTTGGAAATCTTCAATGAGCATGACCTGCAGCCCAGCGATCGGGCGATGGATGTGGTGGAGGTCATCCACTGCCTGACTGCCCTCTACgagaggctggaggaggagcgGGGCATCCTGGTGAACGTGCCACTCTGTGTGGACATGAGCCTTAACTGGCTGCTAAATGTCTTTGACAG TGGCCGCAGTGGGAAGATGAGGGCTCTCTCCTTCAAGACGGGCATCGCGTGTCTGTGCGGGACAGAGGTCAAGGAGAAGTTTCAGT ATCTCTTCAGCCAAGTAGCAAACGCCGGGGGACTGTGTGACCAGCGGCAGCTTGGTGTCCTGCTCCACGAGGCCATCCAGGTCCCGCGCCAGCTCGGGGAGGTGGCAGCGTTTGGGGGCAGCAATGTGGAGCCCAGCATCCGCAGCTGCTTCCGCTTT agCAATGGGAAACCTGCCATCGAGGCATCCCAGTTCCTGGAATGGGCCAACCTGGAGCCGCAGTCCATGGTGtggctggctgtgctgcaccGGGTGACCATGGCTGAACAAGTGAAGCATCAGACCAAGTGCTCCGTCTGCCGGCAGTGCCCCATCAAGGGCTTCAG GTATCGGAGCCTGAAGCAGTTCAATGTGGATATCTGCCAGACGTGCTTCCTCACCGGGCGAGCCAGCAAGGGCAACAAGCTGCACTACCCCATCATGGAATATTACACCCCG ACCACATCTAGTGAGAACATGAGAGACTTTGCCACGACGCTGAAGAACAAGTTTCGGTCCAAGCAGTACTTCAGCAAGCACCCACAGAGAGGTTATCTGCCCGTCCAGTCTGTACTCGAGTctgacttctccgaggc ACCAGCCTCCTCCCCGATGTTACCGCACGCCGACACCCACTCCCGGATCGAGCATTTTGCCAGCAG gcttgCAGAGATGGAAAGCCAGAACTGTTCATTCTTCAGTGACAGTCTCTCCCCTGATGATAGCCT GTGTTTCTCTACCTGCTGCAACAGGGATGAGGACCAATACCTGCTGCGCCATTCCAGCCCCATCACTGACAGAGAGCCTGGGGGCAGCCAGCAGGTTCCAGGAAGCCTCAGCATGGATGAcaagggagagctggagaggatCCTGGCTCACTTAGAGGATGAAAACAG GATCCTCCAGGGAGAGCTGAGACGTTTGAAATGGCAGCATGATGAGGCGGTGGAGTCTCCAACCTTGGCTACAGGCACCCCAGAATCAGTGCAAGACCCACGTAATGATGAGCTCCTGGCAGAAGCACGAATCCTCCGGCAGCACAAGAGCCGCCTGGAGACCCGCATGCAGATCCTGGAGGACCACAACAAGCAGCTCGAGTCCCAGCTGCACCGGCTGAGggaactgctgctgcag CCTCCGGCAGAGTCAGATGGCAACGGTTCAGCAGCCTCTTCCTTGGCTTCGTCTCCACATCAGTCTGAAAGCAGCCAGGCAAAGGAGAAAGAGCACAACACCCCTGACACCGAAGCTGCAG ACGAGGTGGAAGCCAAAACCCAGGAAGTCAGCGTATGCCTGGAAGATATTATGGAGAAGCTGCGGAGCGCCTTCCCTAACTCTCGAGGTACTCGAGTGAAATCGCCCTCTCTGGCCTCTTACTGCTCCCTCAGATGA